One window from the genome of Rufibacter tibetensis encodes:
- a CDS encoding CgeB family protein, which translates to MTERVKEALAGKKVLLIACKFYHYGEAIREKVESFGADVTFYYERDITLRHVVVSNFLPHRMDRRQDTHYQSILEETEGQTFDYLIVIRGYRMRSWFPDALRERNPEIQTILYQWDSYKSWDSDYRHLLPHFDRTLTFDYGDAAELGIPYAPTFHTDEYASAPLSPASFDFIFCSYFTQEKYEFLQRFLDYSSRMGYRVHAHLYIGWFGFLREKFRGRGPRLRHVAFRRLGRREYYNLFCQAKAVVDFSSTAQTGITMRVIDALGSGKRVLTNNPNVVREPGYDPRQVVIYNPEDLALPGHVAREESFSRRDYSIGKWLDNLLFLG; encoded by the coding sequence ATGACTGAGAGAGTAAAAGAGGCACTTGCAGGCAAGAAGGTATTACTTATCGCCTGCAAGTTCTACCATTACGGGGAAGCCATCCGCGAAAAAGTAGAGTCCTTTGGGGCAGATGTTACCTTTTATTACGAGCGCGATATCACTCTCCGGCACGTGGTGGTATCCAACTTTCTGCCCCACCGAATGGATAGAAGGCAGGACACCCACTATCAAAGCATCCTGGAAGAGACGGAAGGACAAACCTTCGATTACCTGATTGTGATCCGGGGTTACCGCATGAGAAGTTGGTTTCCCGATGCTCTAAGGGAGAGGAACCCTGAGATTCAAACAATCCTTTATCAATGGGACTCCTATAAGTCTTGGGATTCAGACTACCGCCACCTTCTGCCCCATTTTGACCGCACCCTGACCTTCGACTACGGAGACGCGGCAGAGTTGGGCATCCCCTACGCCCCCACCTTCCACACCGACGAGTACGCAAGTGCCCCGCTAAGTCCGGCCTCCTTTGACTTCATCTTCTGCTCCTACTTCACGCAGGAGAAGTACGAGTTCCTGCAGCGTTTTCTTGACTATTCTTCCCGCATGGGCTATAGGGTCCACGCGCATCTGTACATCGGCTGGTTCGGCTTTTTAAGGGAAAAGTTCCGAGGCAGGGGTCCTCGTCTGCGCCACGTCGCCTTCAGAAGACTTGGCCGCAGGGAGTACTACAATTTATTTTGCCAAGCCAAAGCGGTGGTAGACTTCTCCTCTACAGCTCAGACAGGTATTACCATGCGCGTGATTGACGCACTGGGAAGCGGCAAGCGTGTGCTCACCAACAACCCCAACGTGGTAAGGGAGCCCGGCTATGACCCACGGCAAGTGGTGATCTACAACCCCGAAGATTTGGCACTACCTGGCCACGTAGCCCGAGAGGAAAGTTTCAGTAGAAGGGATTACTCCATCGGCAAATGGCTGGACAATCTGCTATTCTTAGGGTAA
- a CDS encoding lysophospholipid acyltransferase family protein, producing the protein MFGKALAKVIFKVAGWKLNGAMPPGLKQAIMIAAPHTSNWDFVYARAAFYLMDVPVRLTIKKEAFFFPMGALLKAMGAVPVDRKKNNNLVAAMIDIFKENEEMVMMVTPEGTRKYQPRWKKGFYYTAVGAGVPILLGYLDYAKKEAGIGPTIYPTGDFDADMQKILGFYRTVTPKFPSQGVR; encoded by the coding sequence ATGTTTGGGAAAGCTTTAGCGAAAGTCATTTTTAAGGTTGCCGGGTGGAAGTTAAATGGAGCAATGCCTCCTGGGTTAAAACAAGCTATCATGATTGCGGCGCCGCACACCAGTAACTGGGATTTTGTGTATGCCCGTGCCGCCTTTTATCTGATGGATGTTCCGGTGAGACTGACCATTAAAAAAGAAGCATTCTTTTTCCCCATGGGTGCTTTGCTCAAAGCAATGGGTGCCGTGCCCGTTGACCGGAAGAAAAACAACAATCTGGTAGCTGCCATGATTGATATTTTCAAGGAAAATGAGGAAATGGTAATGATGGTCACCCCAGAGGGAACCCGTAAGTACCAACCCCGCTGGAAGAAAGGCTTTTACTACACCGCGGTAGGAGCAGGTGTTCCTATTTTGCTGGGCTACCTGGACTATGCTAAAAAAGAAGCCGGTATAGGGCCTACCATTTACCCCACCGGTGACTTTGACGCGGATATGCAAAAAATCCTTGGTTTCTACCGAACGGTTACCCCTAAGTTCCCAAGCCAGGGAGTAAGATAA
- a CDS encoding DUF5777 family beta-barrel protein yields the protein MKILLPLLFSILIFCSHASAQDDSIFHELDLITEPEKQDVLAAFKSTRVILAPSIERVQEKQLHFRVSHLFSPVSLGYKDLFGLDQLVNMNLSLEYGINNRVQVGLARSNKADKTLMPNIKVSLLRQSTGKKAFPLYVSYFGNLDWKTNTYSSEAQNNYFLGRLDYVNMLLLARKVNQKLSVQLSPAWLHRNLTDNPNEPNDLYALGFSGRYMFNGHMSFNWEYFYTLPTSEFIQTKNNPLSLGVDIETGGHVFQLYFSNASALHLGRFLRNQNGNFFDGTIQFGFSIMREFNLNH from the coding sequence ATGAAAATACTATTACCCTTACTTTTTAGCATACTGATTTTTTGCTCACATGCCAGCGCTCAAGATGATTCTATCTTTCATGAGCTTGATTTAATAACTGAACCAGAGAAGCAGGATGTGTTAGCTGCTTTCAAGTCTACCAGAGTAATTCTTGCCCCGTCTATTGAAAGGGTGCAGGAAAAACAGCTTCACTTCAGGGTTTCGCACCTGTTCTCGCCGGTTTCTCTAGGGTACAAAGACCTGTTTGGCTTAGATCAACTGGTCAACATGAACCTGAGTCTGGAGTACGGTATCAACAATCGGGTGCAGGTAGGTTTAGCAAGATCTAACAAAGCAGATAAAACCTTAATGCCTAATATCAAAGTGAGCCTACTAAGGCAGTCAACAGGTAAGAAGGCTTTCCCTTTGTATGTTTCATACTTTGGAAACCTAGATTGGAAAACAAATACGTACTCCTCCGAAGCCCAGAATAATTACTTTCTGGGAAGGCTGGATTATGTAAATATGTTACTGTTGGCACGCAAAGTAAATCAGAAGCTTTCTGTCCAGCTTAGTCCAGCCTGGCTTCACAGGAATCTGACAGACAATCCAAATGAGCCAAATGATCTATACGCCTTAGGGTTTTCAGGCAGGTATATGTTTAATGGGCATATGTCTTTCAACTGGGAGTACTTCTATACGCTTCCTACATCAGAGTTTATACAGACAAAAAATAACCCATTGTCTCTGGGCGTGGACATTGAAACAGGAGGACACGTGTTCCAGCTATATTTCTCCAATGCCAGTGCCCTCCATCTGGGTAGATTCCTTAGAAATCAGAACGGCAATTTCTTTGATGGCACCATTCAGTTCGGCTTCAGTATTATGAGAGAATTTAACCTTAACCACTAA
- a CDS encoding acetyl-CoA carboxylase carboxyltransferase subunit alpha, translated as MLLDFEQPIASLEGKLAEMKKLASESQVDVSEAVSALEDKIKSLKKETYANLTRWQRVQLSRHIERPYTLDYINGLTTSFVELHGDRNVRDDKAMVGGFGEINGKTVMFIGQQKGRNTKERQYRNFGMANPEGYRKALRLMKLAEKFNKPIITFIDTPGAFPGLEAEERGQGEAIARNLKEMFMLKVPVICIIIGEGASGGALGIGIGDRVYMLENTWYSVISPESCSSILWRSWNYKEQAAEALKLTAKDMLGNKLVDGIIKEPLGGAHVNPEKMIRTLQKKILSTLEELEAISPEDRIMQRIEKFGEMGVVTE; from the coding sequence ATGCTGTTAGATTTTGAACAACCCATTGCTTCTCTGGAAGGGAAACTAGCCGAAATGAAGAAACTGGCCTCAGAAAGCCAGGTAGATGTGAGCGAGGCAGTTTCAGCTTTGGAAGATAAGATTAAGTCACTGAAGAAGGAGACCTATGCCAATCTTACCCGTTGGCAACGGGTACAGCTTTCCCGCCATATAGAAAGGCCCTACACCTTAGATTACATAAACGGTCTCACCACTTCGTTTGTAGAACTACACGGTGACCGCAACGTGCGCGATGACAAAGCCATGGTAGGCGGTTTTGGCGAAATAAATGGCAAAACCGTCATGTTTATTGGCCAGCAGAAGGGAAGAAACACCAAGGAGCGGCAGTACCGGAATTTTGGGATGGCTAACCCTGAGGGATACCGCAAGGCACTCCGGTTGATGAAACTGGCTGAAAAGTTTAACAAACCCATTATTACCTTTATAGATACTCCAGGTGCTTTCCCGGGCTTAGAAGCCGAGGAAAGGGGGCAGGGAGAGGCTATTGCCCGTAACCTGAAAGAAATGTTCATGCTTAAAGTGCCCGTAATTTGCATCATCATTGGTGAAGGTGCATCGGGTGGAGCTCTGGGCATTGGCATTGGAGACAGGGTGTACATGCTGGAGAATACCTGGTATTCTGTTATTTCCCCTGAGTCTTGTTCTTCTATTTTATGGCGTAGCTGGAACTACAAAGAACAGGCCGCCGAAGCGCTTAAACTTACTGCCAAAGACATGTTGGGCAATAAACTGGTAGATGGCATCATTAAAGAGCCTTTGGGTGGCGCCCACGTGAACCCAGAGAAGATGATCAGGACCTTGCAGAAAAAGATTCTTTCTACCTTAGAGGAGTTAGAAGCCATTTCACCGGAAGACCGTATAATGCAGCGTATTGAGAAATTTGGTGAAATGGGCGTGGTAACAGAGTAA
- a CDS encoding helix-turn-helix domain-containing protein → MTELLERITNLVSWTNLGPAAFADEIGVPRPVISHVLSGRNKASLEVVQKILSRYKEVSPIWLVSGEGEMLTDLGDYSVPPVRRNLPTAKEEVKNSQPNSAAQTELSQKEDATTLLETNNKFAEKKTLVKVVLLYSDGSFSSYDPS, encoded by the coding sequence GTGACAGAACTTTTAGAAAGGATAACAAATCTAGTAAGTTGGACCAATTTAGGTCCTGCTGCTTTTGCCGATGAGATTGGTGTGCCTAGGCCTGTGATTAGCCATGTTCTTTCCGGAAGGAATAAGGCAAGCCTGGAGGTTGTGCAGAAAATACTTAGCCGATACAAAGAAGTGTCACCTATTTGGCTCGTCTCTGGTGAAGGAGAAATGCTAACTGACCTAGGTGATTACTCAGTACCACCTGTAAGAAGGAATCTTCCAACCGCTAAGGAAGAAGTAAAAAATAGTCAGCCAAATTCAGCGGCGCAGACAGAGTTGAGCCAAAAAGAAGATGCAACCACACTATTGGAAACGAACAACAAGTTTGCAGAAAAAAAGACCTTGGTTAAGGTAGTGCTGCTATACTCTGATGGTAGCTTCTCAAGCTATGATCCATCATGA
- a CDS encoding patatin-like phospholipase family protein: MVRIGICLSGGAARGVAHLGVLQALQEIGIPIQAISGVSSGAVAGAFYAAGFPPQEILRLVSELALPKLLKPALNKGILHTQALHKIFEQHLQDRTFDELPIKLIISALDLVEGCTVYFTQGSLVEALKASSAVPVLFKPAQQGKRMLVDGGIVNNLPVECLTGECDKIIGVHANPTPHDSNIQSIRQVTERIFHLALHANVLPRVSLCHLLIEPHQLKDYHIYDLKRAKEMFAIGYEYTLTLSKELEALVKINQ; this comes from the coding sequence ATGGTGAGAATAGGGATTTGCCTTTCCGGGGGAGCAGCTAGGGGAGTGGCGCACTTAGGAGTGCTACAGGCTCTGCAGGAGATAGGGATCCCCATCCAAGCTATTTCCGGAGTTTCCTCGGGTGCGGTGGCGGGTGCTTTTTATGCCGCCGGATTTCCTCCTCAGGAAATATTACGACTTGTTTCTGAACTTGCTTTGCCAAAGCTTCTTAAGCCTGCCTTGAACAAAGGGATCTTGCATACACAGGCGCTGCATAAAATTTTTGAACAGCACCTGCAGGACCGCACGTTTGACGAACTACCCATAAAACTCATCATCTCAGCTTTAGACTTGGTAGAAGGCTGTACCGTTTACTTTACCCAGGGTTCATTGGTAGAGGCGTTGAAAGCATCTTCGGCGGTACCCGTCTTGTTTAAACCGGCCCAGCAAGGAAAAAGAATGTTGGTAGATGGGGGCATTGTCAATAACCTTCCGGTAGAGTGTCTGACAGGTGAATGCGACAAAATCATCGGAGTTCACGCGAATCCTACTCCGCACGATTCAAACATCCAGAGCATACGGCAGGTAACTGAAAGAATCTTCCATCTGGCCCTGCATGCCAATGTGCTGCCTCGGGTATCTTTGTGCCACCTCCTTATTGAACCCCATCAGCTAAAGGATTACCATATTTATGACCTCAAAAGAGCCAAAGAAATGTTTGCTATTGGCTATGAATACACCCTTACCCTATCTAAAGAGCTAGAGGCGCTTGTAAAAATAAATCAATAA
- a CDS encoding MBL fold metallo-hydrolase has product MTLYPIATGNFKLDGGAMFGVVPKTIWQRTNPADENNLCTWAMRCLLVQTEDRLILIDNGIGDKQDAKFFSHYYLHGDDSLEKSLQKVGFGTSDITDIFLTHLHFDHCGGSVRYGKDGSSLETVFSKARYWSNQDHWIWATEPNPREKPSFLRENILPIKESGQLEFLALGQEQFLPGFEVTYVDGHTDKMMIPRLQYKGRTVCFVADLLPSVGHIPLPYVMGYDTRPLLTLEEKERFLNQAAEEQWVLFFEHDAQNECCTVKQTEKGIRVDQVFPFSAL; this is encoded by the coding sequence TTGACTTTGTATCCTATTGCTACCGGAAATTTCAAATTAGATGGCGGCGCCATGTTTGGCGTAGTTCCTAAAACCATCTGGCAGCGCACAAACCCCGCAGACGAGAACAATCTCTGCACCTGGGCTATGCGCTGCCTTTTGGTGCAAACCGAAGACCGGCTCATCCTCATAGACAATGGGATAGGCGATAAACAGGATGCAAAGTTCTTCAGCCATTACTACCTGCACGGTGATGATAGCTTGGAAAAGTCATTGCAGAAAGTAGGCTTTGGAACATCAGACATTACGGATATTTTCTTAACGCACCTGCACTTTGACCATTGCGGCGGTTCGGTACGGTACGGCAAGGACGGCAGTTCCCTTGAAACTGTATTCTCAAAAGCACGCTACTGGAGCAACCAGGATCATTGGATTTGGGCCACTGAGCCAAACCCCAGGGAAAAACCAAGCTTCCTCAGGGAAAATATTTTGCCTATCAAAGAAAGCGGCCAGTTAGAGTTTCTGGCTTTAGGGCAGGAGCAGTTCCTTCCCGGTTTTGAGGTGACCTATGTAGACGGGCACACAGACAAGATGATGATTCCTAGGCTTCAGTACAAAGGCCGCACAGTTTGTTTCGTCGCTGATCTTTTGCCATCTGTGGGACATATTCCCTTGCCTTATGTAATGGGCTATGATACGAGGCCATTGCTGACTTTAGAAGAAAAGGAAAGATTTCTAAACCAAGCCGCGGAGGAGCAATGGGTGTTGTTTTTTGAGCATGATGCTCAGAATGAGTGCTGCACTGTAAAACAAACCGAAAAAGGCATTCGGGTAGACCAGGTTTTCCCTTTCTCTGCCCTATAG
- a CDS encoding alpha/beta fold hydrolase gives MKSIVKQDSITGEDIQLSFTDYGAGRPVVLIHGWPLSKEMWEYQVDDLVSAGLRVITYDRRGFGHSARPWQGYDYDSLTEDLKDIMEQLDLRDTVLVGFSMGGGEAVRYLSRYGSERVSQLVMISAVPPFLAKTPNNPDGVDQNVFEDIMANLKEDRIGFLDDFGKKFFGVGFMNHPVSAPLLDYYRMLASVASPRATQQWAISFAQTDFRADVQAINVPTLIIHGDADETVPIKSSSDRTAAIISGSQYLVFEDAPHGLFYTHKEKLNRDLITFITSA, from the coding sequence ATGAAATCAATTGTTAAACAGGATTCTATAACAGGCGAAGATATTCAACTCTCCTTTACAGACTACGGAGCGGGAAGACCAGTTGTGCTGATCCACGGGTGGCCCCTAAGTAAAGAAATGTGGGAGTATCAGGTAGATGACCTTGTCAGTGCCGGGTTGCGGGTCATCACATATGACCGGCGGGGTTTCGGGCACTCCGCTAGACCATGGCAGGGGTATGACTACGATTCCCTTACTGAGGATTTAAAAGATATTATGGAGCAACTGGACCTGCGGGACACAGTGCTGGTGGGTTTCTCCATGGGTGGAGGCGAGGCTGTTAGGTACCTGAGCCGGTATGGTAGCGAGCGTGTCTCCCAGCTGGTGATGATCAGTGCCGTCCCCCCTTTTTTAGCTAAAACTCCCAATAATCCGGATGGGGTTGATCAAAACGTTTTTGAGGATATAATGGCAAATTTGAAGGAGGACAGGATCGGTTTTCTAGACGATTTCGGAAAGAAATTTTTTGGGGTAGGTTTTATGAACCATCCGGTCAGCGCGCCTTTGTTAGACTATTACCGCATGCTGGCATCCGTAGCATCTCCAAGGGCTACGCAACAGTGGGCCATCTCCTTTGCCCAGACTGACTTCAGGGCTGACGTGCAGGCAATCAATGTCCCTACCTTGATCATTCATGGAGATGCCGACGAGACTGTTCCTATCAAATCCAGCAGCGACCGAACCGCCGCAATAATTTCCGGAAGCCAGTACCTGGTGTTTGAAGATGCGCCTCACGGTTTGTTCTATACACATAAGGAGAAGCTGAACAGAGATCTCATCACCTTCATCACCTCTGCATGA
- a CDS encoding EamA family transporter translates to MINLLKFKYAVPAIPAVLLSMICVQGGASVAKLLFPVLGASGTASLRIGFSALILLAVFRTNLFRLNRRQWLFCLTYGTCLGAMNLVFYSAIKRIPIGLGVTIEFTGPLALALLGSRKPLDLLWVLLAGLGIALIAPWQGGVDAVGVALALLAGGLWAGYILLGGKVSKIMGSGDAVTVGMLFATAFVVPFGVMGGGLAAMDGHLLLVGVAVALLTSALPFTLEMGALRQLPSKTFGILMSLHPAFGALSGLLFLGEYLTLSQWMSISCVIAASVGATYFSKKAG, encoded by the coding sequence ATGATTAATCTCTTAAAATTTAAATATGCGGTACCGGCGATTCCGGCCGTATTGCTATCTATGATCTGCGTGCAGGGCGGGGCTTCTGTTGCTAAGTTGCTTTTCCCTGTCCTTGGCGCAAGCGGTACTGCCTCCCTGCGCATCGGTTTCTCTGCTCTCATCCTTCTGGCGGTTTTCAGAACTAACCTGTTTCGCCTAAACCGGAGGCAGTGGCTGTTCTGTCTGACTTACGGCACCTGCCTTGGAGCCATGAATTTGGTGTTCTACTCCGCCATAAAACGCATACCGATAGGCTTGGGAGTTACTATAGAGTTCACTGGCCCATTGGCCTTGGCATTGCTAGGCTCAAGGAAACCGCTGGACCTTCTTTGGGTTTTGCTGGCTGGGTTGGGCATTGCTTTAATTGCACCCTGGCAGGGCGGAGTTGATGCAGTAGGCGTGGCACTTGCTTTATTGGCTGGAGGGCTTTGGGCTGGGTATATACTACTAGGCGGGAAGGTTTCTAAGATCATGGGGAGTGGAGACGCGGTAACAGTGGGGATGCTATTCGCTACCGCTTTTGTGGTGCCTTTCGGAGTAATGGGCGGTGGATTGGCGGCCATGGACGGGCATCTGCTGCTGGTTGGGGTCGCTGTAGCCCTGCTGACAAGCGCCCTCCCGTTCACGCTTGAGATGGGCGCGCTTAGGCAGCTCCCTTCGAAGACCTTCGGCATCCTGATGAGCCTGCACCCGGCGTTCGGCGCACTTTCCGGTCTGCTTTTCCTGGGGGAGTACCTGACACTCAGCCAATGGATGTCCATCTCCTGCGTTATCGCGGCAAGTGTTGGAGCTACATATTTTTCAAAGAAAGCAGGTTAA
- the smc gene encoding chromosome segregation protein SMC encodes MELARLEIKGFKSFGDKVTINFDSGITGIVGPNGCGKSNIVDAIRWVLGEQKTRNLRSDKMESVIFNGTKNRKPQQMAEVSLTFNNNKGILPTEYSQVTITRRYYRSGESEYLLNNVTCRLKDINDLFLDTGIGSDSYAIIELKMVDDILTDKDNSRRNLFEEAAGISKFKVRKKQTLKKLEETDADLERVEDVLFEIGKNLKSLERQAKTAERYLNLKDEYKKLSLEYARRNIGHHQEALERLENELKKETERKGSYSEELAMLEDTLQEQKTLLDRTQHELQNKQKEVNEHTGQLRQLENDIKLKSERNMYLQERVKTLHTQINQDTTNISQTENSLGQLQNDLEQIQEELLISEEQLGLTKKELEHVNQQKADLQRELQEKTMAQRQVQNEAFTVNKSIEITQVQMQSHRLELERLQEMEGHESEIAQQHESALAETKIMLEDAQQNLAELQESENQLRAEMTQTEETLHEYRQQLIDLNREHDAKTIQYNLMKSLVDNLEGFPEAIKFLYKEENWDNPAPLLSDIISCDPEYKNLIETYLEPYMNFFVVDSAQEAVEAIELLKEQNQGRASFIILSEIEEMEVPATISTPKYRAALEVVAAEEKYHSLLRFMLSEVYLTETADTELFLSDGRTYILTDGTAIKKPLSLAGGSLGLFDGNRLGRKQNLELLAEELEALEQEQERMKSKISTLQQVLQNQKESTQKEQIRLQERDINTLQQELVSHKVRYEQFLLNQQNQASKKDELFDKIQDLGDKLADLMPEAESKNLALKSYEQELAGLSQVLEKQNEIITEVSGIFNQENIKFHQLKNRLQSIQQELAYKQKTVMNHQERLVQLQDELNRAEDETVSLDQFVEDQNHLLEEGMVARKEMARELEEIEKAYFSLRGEIDEKEKNIRELQRKKQNTDEVFQSMNQAITDTRIKLVAVIERLSAEFNMNPEDLAEAPTEKLDISNEELSQQVHSVKQKLENIGPVNPMAAEAYQEIDTRNQFILTQKNDLLDAKNQLMDTIAEIDTVAKEKYLTAFDQIKDNFMRVFRSLFSDEDTCDLYIADPSNPLESKIEIMARPKGKRPLTINQLSGGEKTLTAISLLFAIYLLKPAPFCIFDEVDAPLDDANIDKFNNIVKKFSHDSQFIVVTHNKRTMVSTDVIYGITMLEVGVSRVIPVDLRDLAPEPETQAALTA; translated from the coding sequence ATGGAATTAGCAAGATTAGAGATCAAAGGCTTCAAAAGTTTCGGGGACAAAGTCACCATTAACTTTGACAGCGGTATTACGGGTATTGTGGGGCCCAATGGTTGCGGCAAGTCCAACATCGTAGATGCCATCCGGTGGGTGTTGGGCGAGCAGAAAACCCGTAATCTGCGCTCCGACAAAATGGAGAGTGTGATTTTTAACGGGACCAAGAACCGGAAGCCGCAGCAAATGGCCGAGGTGTCGCTCACGTTCAACAACAACAAGGGCATTCTGCCCACCGAGTACTCGCAGGTAACCATCACCCGCCGCTACTACCGGTCCGGCGAAAGCGAGTACCTGCTCAACAACGTCACCTGCCGCCTCAAAGACATTAACGACCTATTCCTGGACACCGGGATTGGCTCTGATTCCTACGCCATCATAGAGCTGAAAATGGTGGACGACATCCTTACGGATAAGGACAACTCGCGTCGAAACTTGTTTGAAGAAGCTGCCGGTATCTCTAAGTTCAAGGTCCGCAAGAAGCAAACCCTCAAAAAGCTGGAGGAAACCGATGCCGACTTAGAGCGGGTAGAAGACGTGTTGTTTGAAATTGGCAAAAACCTTAAGAGTTTGGAGCGTCAAGCCAAAACCGCAGAGCGCTACCTCAACTTGAAAGACGAATACAAGAAACTCAGCCTGGAATACGCACGCCGCAACATTGGGCACCACCAGGAGGCCTTGGAGCGGCTGGAAAATGAGCTGAAAAAAGAAACCGAGCGCAAGGGCTCTTATTCTGAAGAGTTGGCGATGTTGGAAGATACGCTGCAGGAGCAGAAAACCCTGCTGGACCGCACCCAACACGAACTGCAGAACAAGCAGAAAGAGGTCAATGAGCATACCGGTCAGTTGCGCCAGCTGGAAAATGACATCAAGTTGAAAAGCGAGCGCAACATGTACCTGCAAGAGCGGGTGAAAACGCTGCATACGCAGATCAACCAGGATACCACCAACATCAGCCAGACCGAGAACAGCTTGGGTCAGCTACAAAATGACCTTGAGCAGATCCAGGAAGAATTGCTGATCTCAGAGGAACAACTGGGCCTGACCAAAAAAGAACTGGAGCATGTGAACCAGCAGAAAGCTGACCTGCAACGCGAGCTCCAGGAGAAAACCATGGCCCAACGCCAAGTGCAGAACGAAGCGTTCACTGTGAACAAGAGCATCGAGATCACGCAGGTGCAGATGCAGAGCCACCGCCTGGAACTGGAGCGTCTGCAAGAGATGGAAGGCCACGAAAGCGAGATCGCCCAGCAGCATGAATCTGCCTTGGCTGAAACCAAGATCATGCTTGAAGACGCGCAGCAGAACCTGGCTGAACTGCAGGAATCGGAAAACCAGCTTCGGGCTGAAATGACCCAAACCGAGGAAACCCTGCACGAGTACCGTCAGCAGCTGATTGACCTGAACCGGGAGCATGACGCCAAGACCATCCAGTACAACCTGATGAAGTCACTGGTGGATAACCTGGAAGGTTTTCCTGAGGCGATCAAGTTCTTATATAAGGAAGAGAACTGGGACAACCCCGCTCCTCTCCTTTCAGACATTATCTCCTGCGACCCCGAGTACAAGAACCTCATTGAGACGTACCTTGAGCCTTACATGAACTTCTTCGTGGTAGACTCTGCCCAGGAAGCAGTGGAAGCTATTGAGTTGTTGAAGGAGCAAAACCAGGGCCGCGCCAGTTTCATCATTCTCTCTGAGATTGAGGAAATGGAAGTTCCCGCCACCATCAGCACGCCTAAATACAGAGCGGCGCTGGAGGTAGTAGCCGCAGAGGAGAAATACCACTCGCTGCTTCGCTTCATGCTCAGTGAAGTATACCTCACCGAAACCGCTGATACCGAACTCTTCCTCAGCGATGGCCGCACCTACATCTTAACCGATGGCACTGCCATCAAGAAGCCGTTGAGCTTAGCCGGTGGATCTCTGGGCTTGTTTGACGGAAACCGCTTAGGCCGTAAACAGAACCTGGAGTTATTAGCGGAGGAACTGGAAGCGCTGGAGCAGGAACAGGAGCGCATGAAAAGCAAGATTAGCACCTTGCAGCAAGTCTTGCAAAACCAGAAAGAAAGCACGCAGAAAGAGCAGATCCGTTTGCAGGAACGCGACATCAACACCCTGCAACAAGAGTTGGTTAGCCACAAAGTACGGTATGAGCAGTTCCTGTTGAATCAGCAAAACCAGGCCAGCAAGAAAGACGAGCTCTTCGATAAAATTCAGGATTTAGGCGACAAACTCGCCGACCTGATGCCGGAGGCTGAAAGCAAAAACCTGGCTCTAAAAAGCTATGAGCAAGAACTTGCTGGTTTAAGCCAGGTTTTGGAAAAACAGAACGAAATCATCACCGAGGTCAGCGGCATCTTTAACCAGGAAAACATCAAGTTCCACCAGTTGAAGAACCGCCTGCAAAGCATTCAGCAGGAATTAGCTTACAAGCAGAAAACCGTCATGAACCACCAGGAGCGCTTGGTGCAATTGCAGGATGAGCTGAACCGCGCCGAAGACGAAACTGTTTCATTGGACCAGTTTGTAGAAGACCAGAACCACCTGTTGGAAGAAGGCATGGTCGCCCGCAAAGAAATGGCCCGCGAGCTGGAGGAGATTGAGAAAGCTTATTTCTCTTTGCGCGGAGAGATTGACGAAAAGGAGAAAAATATCCGGGAACTTCAACGCAAGAAGCAGAACACCGACGAGGTGTTCCAATCCATGAACCAAGCCATCACTGACACCCGCATCAAGTTGGTAGCCGTAATTGAGCGTCTGTCTGCGGAGTTCAACATGAACCCTGAGGATCTGGCCGAAGCTCCAACGGAGAAACTGGACATCAGCAACGAGGAATTGAGCCAGCAGGTGCACAGCGTAAAGCAGAAACTGGAGAACATCGGTCCGGTGAACCCAATGGCTGCCGAAGCTTACCAGGAAATTGACACCCGCAACCAGTTTATCCTTACCCAAAAGAATGATCTGCTGGATGCCAAGAACCAGTTGATGGACACCATCGCGGAGATTGACACCGTGGCCAAGGAGAAATACCTGACGGCCTTTGACCAGATTAAGGATAACTTCATGCGCGTGTTCCGGTCGCTCTTCTCTGACGAGGATACCTGTGACCTGTACATTGCGGACCCAAGCAACCCGCTGGAGTCAAAGATTGAGATCATGGCACGTCCGAAAGGCAAGCGTCCGTTGACCATCAACCAGCTTTCCGGCGGGGAGAAAACCTTAACGGCCATTTCGCTCCTGTTCGCTATCTACCTGCTTAAGCCAGCCCCGTTCTGTATTTTTGATGAGGTAGATGCGCCGTTGGATGATGCCAACATTGACAAGTTCAACAACATTGTGAAGAAGTTCTCCCATGATTCGCAGTTCATTGTAGTGACGCACAACAAACGCACCATGGTTTCTACCGATGTGATCTATGGTATTACCATGCTGGAAGTAGGTGTTTCCAGAGTCATTCCTGTTGACTTGCGTGATCTTGCTCCGGAACCTGAAACCCAAGCTGCTTTGACAGCTTAG